Proteins encoded in a region of the Labeo rohita strain BAU-BD-2019 chromosome 22, IGBB_LRoh.1.0, whole genome shotgun sequence genome:
- the LOC127153294 gene encoding SLAM family member 5, with protein sequence MFHVFVLICLCWCRMSDVSGESVSVMEGDYITLQPDVTKIREDDDVLWKFGSENSLIAEMNRAVGICSINDSLDGTFRDRLKVDIQTGSLTITNITTQHAGVYQLEIHGLNLLSKTFSVFVYARLPVPVISSNSSQCSSSLSSCSLLCSVVNVSNVTLSWYKGNSLLSSISVSDLSISLSLPLDVEYQDKNTYSCVINNPINNQTKHLDISELCHKCEEINIYCCGFTEAVIRLVLSALVGAAAVAVLVYDIRSTRGGDKKQITHVL encoded by the exons ATGTTTCAcgtgtttgttttgatttgtttgtgttgGTGCCGTATGAGTG ATGTGTCTGGTgagtcagtgtcagtgatggagggagattatATTACTCTACAGCCTGATGTTACTAAAATACGTGAAGATGACGATGTACTGTGGAAATTTGGATCTGAAAACTCACTTATAGCTGAAATGAACAGAGCTGTTGGAATCTGCTCCATAAATGACAGTCTTGATGGAacattcagagacagactgaaggtGGATattcaaactggatctctgaccatcacaaacatcacaactcAACATGCTGGAGTTTATCAACTAGAGATACATGGACTTAACCTGTtatcaaaaacattcagtgtttttgtctATG CTCgtctgcctgttcctgtcatcagcAGTAACTCTTCACAATGTTCTTCATCATTATCATcttgttcattgttgtgttcagtggtgaatgtgagtaatgtgactctctcctggtacaaaggaaacagtttattgtccagcatcagtgtgtctgatctcagcatcagtctctctctacctctggatgtggaatatcaggataaaaacacctacagttgtgtgatcaacaatcccatcaatAACCAGACTAAGCATCTGGACATCAGTGAACTCTGTCACAAATGTGAAG AAATCAACATCTATTGCTGTGGTTTTACTGAAGCCGTGATCCGATTGGTCCTCTCTGCTCTGGTGGGTGCAGCTGCTGTGGCTGTTCTGGTTTATGACATCAGATCCACAAGAGGAGGAGACAAGAAGCAGATAACACACGTATTATGA
- the LOC127153302 gene encoding carcinoembryonic antigen-related cell adhesion molecule 1-like: MAISFIVEYMLKKRFNVSVIVVFAFLVHGASDVGTDVSVHEGDSVTLHTNIKVTQQDRIRWYFNGTHIAQIIGNISRCTDVQCEHADERFRDRLTLDNQTGSLTISNARTTDTGPYKVTINSKTEKTFNVSIYAVPVPADERGKIKNSGLSPAAIAGICVALSGLLAAALGVTYYCRKNNRKEKGSSHNQRGSQHRVGANGRPPQMGCLAPRFQPLAESESETE; the protein is encoded by the exons ATGGCGATTTCATTCATCGTAGAATACATGCTGAAAAAGAGGTTTAACGTTAGTGTCATCGTAGTGTTTGCATTTCTCGTTCACG GTGCATCTGATGTTGGCACAGACGTGTCAGTACAtgagggagattcagtcactctacacACTAACATTAAAGTAACCCAACAAGACAGAAttagatggtattttaatgGCACTCATATCGCTCAAATCATTGGAAATATCAGTAGATGTACGGATGTTCAGTGTGAACATGctgatgagagattcagagacagactgacaCTGGACAATCAGACTGGATCGCTGACCATCAGTAACGCCAGAACCACAGACACTGGACCTTATAAAGTAACCATCAACAGCAAAACTGAAAAGACCTTCAATGTTTCTATCTATG CTGTTCCTGTTCCTGCTGATGAACGTGGTAAAATCAAGA ATTCAGGTCTGTCTCCAGCTGCTATAGCAGGAATATGTGTTGCTCTTAGTGGTCTGCTTGCAGCTGCTCTTGGTGTGACTTACTATTGCCGCAAGAACAACAGAAAGG AAAAAGGAAGTTCTCACAATCAGAGAGGATCTCAACACAGGGTCGGCGCCAATGGCAGGCCTCCACAAATGGGTTGCCTTGCTCCCCGTTTCCAGCCTCTggctgaaagtgaaagtgaaacagAATAA